Proteins encoded by one window of Microplitis mediator isolate UGA2020A chromosome 1, iyMicMedi2.1, whole genome shotgun sequence:
- the LOC130676364 gene encoding uncharacterized protein LOC130676364: MGTMKTENPVESTDELTKVFSSRIEYKVLLVLVALFFLSSVAALIAYLSQIITDYEENYSILGILIGLYVSFSVKMIPFVLCVIIEDWKYRCKIFSLFRLRDITMAVMASLTLYTWFYMIKEDFIMIHGHKCPLQKLIFTIVYGFFGGIAYLEFLRWSNLGSKIIQKDIMFLRSIISDDYSICPQCSAKNSFSNEVIKLESKIFLV; the protein is encoded by the exons ATGGGGACAATGAAGACTGAAAACCCTGTTGAAAGCACAGATGAGCTCACTAAAGTATTTTCTAGTAGGATTGAATATAAAGTTTTGCTAGTCTTAGTggctctatttttcttaa GTTCAGTGGCAGCTTTAATTGCCTATCTTTCCCAGATAATAACTGATTACGAAGAAAATTATTCTATACTTGGTATACTAATAGGTCTTTATGTGTCTTTTTCTGTAAAGATGATACCATTTGTTCTGTGTGTCATTATAGAAGACTGGAAATATCGATGTAAAATTTTCTCTCTATTCAG GCTAAGAGATATAACCATGGCCGTAATGGCATCGTTAACTCTGTACACATGGTTCTACATGATTAAAGAGGATTTTATAATGATACATGGACACAAATGCCCATTACAAAAGTTAATATTTACCATAGTATATGGTTTTTTTGGTGGAATTGCTTATCTTGAATTCCTACGTTGGTCTAATCTCGGATCAAAAATAATCCAGAAGGATATAATGTTTTTAAGGTCCATCATTTCTGATGATTATTCAATATGCCCGCAGTGTTCAGCTAAGAATTCATTTTCGAATGAAGTCATAAAACTCGAATccaagatttttttggtttga
- the LOC130674035 gene encoding golgin subfamily A member 7 has protein sequence MPLGNHVTMIPLDEMSGRGQAGGGTGGGGGNSPPQNCMKVFIQRDYSQGTMVKFQTRFPPELSDRLDIESFEYTINQLNNYFAEAERASCSTYCEGCLACLTGYLIYICTETHYEKCLRKVSKFISEQNDRVYRPRGLLLTDPTTRGLRLIEISVLDRLPS, from the exons atgcCTCTC GGAAATCATGTAACCATGATACCTTTGGACGAAATGTCTGGCCGAGGACAAGCAGGCGGTGGCACTGGGGGTGGAGGTGGAAATAGTCCGCCGCAAAATTGTATGAAAGTATTTATTCAACGGGATTATAGTCAAGGGACGATGGTTAAATTTCAAACTAGATTTCCGCCTGAATTATCTGATAGa ctgGACATTGAGTCATTTGAATATACAATAAACCAATTAAACAATTACTTTGCGGAAGCTGAACGTGCAAGCTGTTCCACATACTGCGAAGGTTGTCTTGCCTGTTTGActggttatttaatttacatatgTACGGAAACACATTACGAAAAATGCCTGCGTAAAGTATCGAAATTTATTAGCGAACAAAATGATCGAGTTTACAGGCCACGTGGTCTCTTGTTGACAGATCCAACGACACGTGGTCTGAGACTTATAGAAATTTCAGTTCTTGATCGTCTACCCTCGTGA
- the LOC130676283 gene encoding uncharacterized protein LOC130676283 has protein sequence MKTENHVEESTDEVTKKFSNRTKCKIWVSLGTYYFIISGVALIVYLPRIISDYEKNYPKYGILIGIHMSFSVKLIPLVLCPTTKDWKYRCKIFSLLWLKDWITITAMLLITLYTWFYMTKEDFIMIRGLKCPLQKLIFTIAFSFFWATAWIEFILWSSLGSKIIQNAIIFLMSIIPDNSSICTQCSAKNSTCSNEVKELVILPVI, from the exons ATGAAGACTGAAAACCATGTTGAAGAAAGTACAGATGAggtcactaaaaaattttccaacagGACTAAATGTAAAATTTGGGTATCCCTGGGGACTTATTACTTCAtaa TTTCAGGGGTAGCTTTGATTGTCTACTTGCCCCGGATAATATctgattacgaaaaaaattatcctaaATATGGTATACTAATAGGTATTCATATGTCTTTTTCTGTAAAGTTGATACCACTTGTTCTATGTCCCACTACAAAAGACTGGAAATATCGATGTAAAATTTTCTCTCTACTCTG GCTAAAAGACTGGATAACCATAACTGCAATGTTATTGATAACTTTGTACACATGGTTCTACATGACTAAAGAGGATTTTATAATGATACGTGGACTGAAATGCCCATTACAAAAGTTAATATTTACCATagcatttagttttttttgggCAACTGCTTGGATTGAATTCATACTTTGGTCGAGTCTTGGATCCAAAATAATCCAGAATGCAATAATCTTTTTAATGTCCATCATTCCTGATAATTCTTCGATATGTACGCAGTGTTCAGCTAAGAATTCAACTTGTTCGAATGAAGTCAAAGAACTCGTCATTTTACCAGTTATTTGA